The Urbifossiella limnaea genome has a window encoding:
- a CDS encoding alpha/beta hydrolase-fold protein, whose amino-acid sequence MPTRLAVLAALVVASAVAAQPAARPGLRFTVSIDPALPAQPGRLLVGVGPKNGAPDFTEYKPPVLPVLGADLAAGRTATLDAASDVFPIAPAMNDLPAGEYTVQAILATNRDVNLPDAPGNLYSAPVRVKLDAAAGTTVNLTLDKTFTERKPKDTATHKYLALPSKRLSEFHGRPMTYRVGVVLPPGFDTDTDKHYGLILDVGGFGTRYTDARRTQPDKRFVQVVPDGAGPFGDPYQVNSANNGPYGDALIQEVIPFLEKTYRCGGAGKRFTCGASTGGWVSLALQLYYPDTFNGCWSQCPDSLTFERFELIDLYAEKNAFVNRFGFERPSTRTLDGDVVSTVRHEAQLDRVLGKGGRWELGGRDWASWNAVYGPRGADGLPVPVWDGKTGAIDKTVLEHWKKYDLTRYIVANWKDLGPKLAGGKVNIWVGDADDYYLNAAVHRFNAAVGLLREPAFDGRVLIELRGTHRSGGWTRRERLDAMAARGGL is encoded by the coding sequence ATGCCCACCCGCCTCGCCGTCCTCGCGGCGCTCGTCGTCGCGTCCGCGGTCGCCGCCCAGCCCGCCGCCCGGCCCGGCCTCCGCTTCACCGTCAGCATCGACCCGGCGCTGCCGGCGCAACCCGGCCGGCTGCTCGTCGGCGTCGGGCCGAAGAACGGCGCCCCCGACTTCACCGAGTACAAGCCGCCCGTGCTGCCCGTCCTCGGCGCCGACCTCGCCGCCGGCCGCACCGCTACGCTGGACGCGGCGTCCGACGTGTTTCCGATCGCGCCGGCGATGAACGACCTGCCGGCCGGCGAGTACACGGTGCAGGCCATCCTCGCCACCAACCGCGATGTGAACCTCCCGGACGCCCCCGGCAACCTGTACTCGGCCCCCGTCCGCGTGAAGCTCGACGCCGCGGCCGGCACCACGGTGAACCTCACGCTCGACAAGACGTTCACCGAGCGGAAGCCGAAGGACACCGCGACGCACAAGTACCTGGCGCTGCCGTCGAAGCGGCTGAGCGAATTCCACGGCCGGCCGATGACCTACCGCGTCGGCGTCGTCCTGCCGCCGGGCTTCGACACCGATACTGACAAGCACTACGGCCTGATCCTCGACGTGGGCGGCTTCGGCACCCGCTACACCGACGCGCGGCGGACGCAGCCGGACAAGCGGTTCGTGCAGGTGGTGCCGGACGGCGCCGGGCCGTTCGGCGACCCGTACCAGGTGAACTCGGCCAACAACGGCCCCTACGGCGACGCCCTGATTCAGGAGGTGATCCCGTTCCTGGAGAAGACGTACCGCTGCGGCGGCGCCGGCAAGCGGTTCACCTGCGGGGCCAGCACCGGCGGCTGGGTGTCGCTGGCGCTGCAGCTGTACTACCCGGACACGTTCAACGGCTGCTGGAGCCAGTGCCCCGACTCGCTGACGTTCGAGCGGTTCGAGCTGATCGACCTGTACGCCGAGAAGAACGCCTTCGTGAACCGCTTCGGCTTCGAACGGCCGAGCACCCGCACCCTCGACGGCGACGTGGTCTCGACCGTCCGCCACGAGGCGCAGCTGGACCGCGTGCTGGGCAAGGGTGGTCGGTGGGAGCTGGGCGGCCGCGACTGGGCGAGCTGGAACGCGGTGTACGGCCCGCGCGGGGCCGACGGCCTGCCGGTGCCGGTGTGGGACGGCAAGACGGGGGCGATCGACAAGACCGTGCTGGAGCACTGGAAGAAGTACGACTTGACCCGCTACATCGTCGCCAACTGGAAGGACCTCGGCCCGAAGCTCGCCGGCGGGAAGGTGAACATCTGGGTGGGCGACGCCGACGACTACTACCTGAACGCGGCGGTGCACCGGTTCAACGCCGCGGTGGGGCTGCTGCGCGAACCGGCGTTCGACGGGCGGGTGCTGATCGAGCTGCGCGGCACGCACCGGAGCGGCGGGTGGACGCGCCGCGAGCGGCTCGACGCGATGGCCGCCCGCGGCGGGCTGTGA
- the metG gene encoding methionine--tRNA ligase encodes MAEPRRKWFQTTAIDYPNSRPHIGTAFEKVGADVQARYRRMEGYDVFFLMGNDENTLKVADRAKELGSEPQAYCDDMARQFREVWDALDISYDVFVQTSSERHKACARKFAQQVYDNGHIYKGDFEGWYCAGCEEFKSDKVHAANDGLCPNHKRPLVRRTEPCWYFRLSSFKDRLLAYLKDNPGFVQPDSRRNEMIGFIEAEGLDDLNISRHGEEWGVRLPFDPEFTIYVWFDALLTYITGIGYADDPELFARLWPCDTHFIGKDITRFHAHIWPAMLWAAGLEAPRLVFSHGFVNNNGEKMGKTLGNIVDPVELIAKSSSDAYRYFFMRECPYPSDGDYSGQRYEEVYNSELANNLGNMLSRALTLVTKNYSSVFPNTAGKAPEPVVPGLDLAAFVETVRGHVEGCRYNLALQAVVQDFLTPTNQYLETNAPWKLVKTDKDAAARVLFNAVQSLRVASILLKPFIPRAAEAIYTSFNFPKSWAEVTYADAAVLSAQPDDLRVTAEVVDGKPKPLFPRIA; translated from the coding sequence ATGGCCGAGCCGCGCCGGAAGTGGTTCCAGACGACCGCGATCGACTACCCGAACAGCCGGCCGCACATCGGCACGGCGTTCGAGAAGGTCGGCGCGGACGTGCAGGCCCGCTACCGGCGGATGGAAGGGTACGACGTGTTCTTCCTGATGGGGAACGACGAGAACACGCTGAAGGTTGCCGACCGCGCCAAGGAACTGGGGTCGGAGCCGCAGGCGTACTGCGACGACATGGCCCGCCAGTTCCGCGAGGTGTGGGACGCGCTGGACATCTCCTACGACGTGTTCGTGCAGACGAGCAGCGAGCGGCACAAGGCCTGCGCCCGCAAGTTCGCGCAGCAGGTGTACGACAACGGCCACATCTACAAGGGCGACTTCGAGGGGTGGTACTGCGCCGGCTGCGAGGAGTTCAAGAGCGACAAGGTCCACGCCGCGAACGACGGCCTGTGCCCGAACCACAAGCGGCCACTCGTGCGGCGCACCGAGCCGTGCTGGTACTTCCGGCTGTCGTCGTTCAAGGACCGGCTGCTGGCGTACCTGAAGGACAACCCGGGGTTCGTGCAGCCGGACAGCCGGCGGAACGAGATGATCGGCTTCATCGAGGCCGAGGGGCTGGACGACCTGAACATCTCGCGGCACGGCGAGGAGTGGGGCGTGCGGCTGCCGTTCGACCCCGAGTTCACCATCTACGTGTGGTTCGACGCGCTGCTGACGTACATCACCGGCATCGGGTACGCCGACGACCCCGAGCTGTTCGCGCGGCTGTGGCCGTGCGACACGCACTTCATCGGCAAGGACATCACGCGGTTTCACGCCCACATCTGGCCGGCGATGCTGTGGGCGGCCGGGCTGGAGGCACCGCGGCTGGTGTTCAGCCACGGGTTCGTGAACAACAACGGCGAGAAGATGGGGAAGACGCTCGGCAACATCGTGGACCCGGTGGAGCTGATCGCGAAGTCGAGCTCCGATGCCTACCGCTACTTCTTCATGCGCGAGTGCCCGTACCCGAGCGACGGCGACTACAGCGGCCAGCGGTACGAGGAGGTGTACAACTCGGAGTTGGCGAACAACCTCGGCAACATGCTCAGCCGGGCGCTCACGCTCGTGACGAAGAATTACAGCAGCGTGTTCCCGAACACGGCCGGCAAGGCGCCCGAGCCGGTCGTGCCGGGGCTCGACCTGGCGGCGTTCGTCGAGACGGTGCGCGGGCACGTCGAGGGGTGCCGGTACAACCTGGCGTTGCAGGCGGTCGTGCAGGACTTCCTGACGCCGACGAACCAGTACCTCGAAACGAACGCCCCGTGGAAGCTGGTGAAGACGGACAAGGACGCGGCCGCGCGGGTGCTGTTCAACGCGGTGCAGTCGCTGCGGGTGGCGAGCATCCTGCTGAAGCCGTTCATCCCGCGGGCGGCGGAGGCCATCTACACGAGCTTCAACTTCCCGAAGTCGTGGGCCGAGGTGACGTACGCCGACGCGGCCGTGCTGTCGGCGCAGCCGGACGACCTGCGGGTGACGGCGGAGGTCGTGGACGGCAAGCCGAAGCCGCTGTTCCCGCGCATCGCGTGA
- a CDS encoding adenylate/guanylate cyclase domain-containing protein has product MAELEAITDIRPTKDKPHVPAAQFSRRFALAPGKQFRLGRDETKMDFAVPEDDQVSRYYANVSFEANKVRVDRRPPVPPDYPDAPVNKIVVRDPKARDRFLDVTGWDVGPGESFWIGQTQFTLRGDGDTGPESPIDATVAARQEERTRAQLEEIAFTNPATVLKAMEQLPNTIRAAVNEQGLFRQMLRVIMEALPRADAAGIVRIPPDNPAGERRLAVVESNVRPTAALGGGFAPSRRLAHKAIQERRRSCLHCWSTDPTDSGSAQEMTLAAPQGMQNQTPWAICTPFQDNSKFALYVSGRVSGQWGALGKPGQDKVVNDLTQYQKTVELIVGLIETTLRMNRLAKQNSVIKQAWHRELWPFMDRPEELERVLEPGVKEVTILFCDLRGYSSDVWKTKDDLTGAWRNISLALDTMSSTVTDHGGVVSGFRGDAVLAFWGWPEPKDRQVESTCQAAFRIWDKLTQKGMKCGLGVTHGATLAGRLGAHDLAVVDLYGPVVNLAFRLESMTKAFGVGAICSGPVAEKLTASSGGRQLRTRKLGNVIAKGFPDPVPAFQLYSLDNPPIHEFQDFDWASAVDQFTDGDWAGAYKQLEELFPDDPASQCLRRVMNKLGTGDDELKPPADWDKHRSYVPVEP; this is encoded by the coding sequence ATGGCTGAGCTGGAAGCGATCACCGACATCCGGCCGACGAAGGACAAGCCGCACGTCCCCGCGGCGCAGTTCAGCCGCCGGTTCGCCCTCGCCCCCGGCAAGCAGTTCCGCCTCGGCCGCGACGAGACCAAGATGGACTTCGCCGTCCCCGAGGACGACCAGGTCTCGCGGTACTACGCCAACGTGTCGTTCGAGGCCAACAAGGTCCGCGTCGACCGCCGGCCGCCCGTCCCGCCCGACTACCCGGACGCGCCGGTCAACAAGATCGTCGTCCGCGACCCGAAGGCCCGCGACCGGTTCCTCGACGTCACCGGCTGGGACGTGGGGCCGGGCGAGTCGTTCTGGATCGGCCAGACCCAGTTCACGCTCCGCGGCGACGGCGACACCGGCCCCGAGTCGCCGATCGACGCCACGGTCGCCGCCCGGCAGGAGGAGCGGACCCGGGCGCAGCTGGAGGAGATCGCCTTCACCAACCCGGCGACGGTGCTGAAGGCGATGGAGCAGCTGCCGAACACCATCCGCGCCGCGGTGAACGAGCAGGGCCTGTTCCGCCAGATGCTCCGGGTCATCATGGAGGCGCTGCCGCGGGCCGACGCCGCCGGCATCGTCCGCATCCCGCCCGACAACCCCGCCGGCGAGCGGCGGCTGGCGGTCGTGGAGTCGAACGTCCGGCCGACGGCTGCGCTCGGCGGCGGGTTCGCCCCGAGCCGCCGGCTGGCGCACAAGGCCATCCAGGAGCGCCGCCGCAGCTGCCTCCACTGCTGGTCCACCGACCCGACCGACTCCGGCAGCGCCCAGGAGATGACGCTCGCCGCCCCGCAGGGGATGCAGAACCAGACCCCGTGGGCCATCTGCACGCCGTTCCAGGACAACTCGAAGTTCGCCCTCTACGTCTCCGGCCGCGTCTCCGGCCAGTGGGGCGCCCTCGGCAAGCCCGGCCAGGACAAGGTCGTCAACGACCTGACGCAGTACCAGAAGACGGTCGAGCTGATCGTCGGGCTGATCGAGACGACGCTGCGGATGAACCGGCTGGCGAAGCAGAACAGCGTCATCAAGCAGGCGTGGCACCGCGAGCTGTGGCCGTTCATGGACCGCCCCGAGGAGCTGGAGCGCGTCCTCGAGCCGGGGGTGAAGGAGGTCACCATCCTGTTCTGCGACCTCCGCGGGTACTCCAGCGACGTGTGGAAGACGAAGGACGACCTGACCGGGGCGTGGCGGAACATCTCGCTGGCCCTCGACACCATGAGCAGCACCGTGACCGACCACGGCGGCGTGGTGAGCGGGTTCCGCGGCGACGCCGTGCTGGCCTTCTGGGGCTGGCCCGAGCCGAAGGACCGGCAGGTCGAATCGACGTGCCAGGCGGCGTTCCGCATCTGGGACAAGCTGACGCAGAAGGGGATGAAGTGCGGCCTCGGCGTGACGCACGGCGCGACACTGGCCGGCCGGCTGGGGGCGCACGACCTCGCGGTGGTGGACCTGTACGGCCCGGTGGTGAACCTGGCGTTCCGGCTCGAATCGATGACGAAGGCGTTCGGCGTGGGGGCGATTTGCAGCGGGCCGGTTGCCGAGAAACTGACCGCGTCGAGCGGCGGCCGGCAGCTGCGGACGCGGAAGCTCGGGAACGTCATCGCCAAGGGGTTCCCCGACCCCGTGCCGGCGTTCCAGCTGTACTCGCTGGACAACCCGCCGATCCACGAGTTCCAGGACTTCGACTGGGCGTCGGCGGTGGACCAGTTCACCGACGGCGACTGGGCCGGGGCGTACAAGCAGCTGGAGGAACTGTTCCCGGACGACCCGGCGAGCCAGTGCCTGCGGCGGGTGATGAACAAGCTCGGCACCGGCGACGACGAGCTAAAGCCACCCGCGGACTGGGACAAGCACCGGTCCTACGTGCCGGTCGAACCTTAG